A DNA window from Theobroma cacao cultivar B97-61/B2 chromosome 5, Criollo_cocoa_genome_V2, whole genome shotgun sequence contains the following coding sequences:
- the LOC18599786 gene encoding cation/calcium exchanger 2, giving the protein MQRSSGNLVLSGYNSIGDNQQDCKLLEKLDDYKAKCSYLKSNNPCVSQGYVDYLYLFYCNFGRFPLLGHCLLVLWLLVLFYLLGNTASEYFCYSLESLSSLLKLSPTLAGVTLLSLGNGAPDVFSSIASFMDSGTEDVGLNTVLGGAFFVTCVVVGAISTLTHRKRVQVNKPAFVRDVCYILLVLASLSLILVYGKINLWGAMTFSSMYILYVIIVYIMYIFWNSGGMENIDSDSSYNSGLSIPLLTGIEKVELDCLEEGNLEDNNGVGFKKRCFCLRLLAPCSMLLFILQMPLDLPRRLTIPIACEERWSKPVAVVSVALAPILISVLWDLQDDNLSFNTSLLVYGIGFLFGITFGVLAYLTTENSSPPKKCLFPWLAGGFIMSVIWSYIIAQELVGLLISIGYLTGISHSILGLTVLAWGNSLGDLITNLTMALNGGPKGAQVAISGCYAGPIFNILFGLGMSMIGSAWFGYPSPVQIPKDPYLLETLGFQVAALLWALLVLPMRDMRLDGVLGGGLFLIYLTSISLRLIQVVGPIQLHTVT; this is encoded by the exons ATGCAAAG GTCTTCAGGAAATCTTGTTCTAAGCGGTTATAATTCCATCGGCGATAATCAGCAAGATTGCAAGTTACTGGAGAAGTTAGATGATTACAAAGCCAAGTGCTCTTACCTTAAGTCCAATAACCCATGTGTCTCTCAAGGCTATGTTGATTATCTTTACCTTTTTTATTGCAATTTTGGAAGATTTCCCTTGTTGGGCCATTGCCTTCTAGTCCTTTGGCTCCTTGTGTTGTTTTATCTCTTGGGAAACACCGCCTCAGAATACTTTTGTTATTCTCTTGAAAGCTTATCAAGCCTGTTAAAATTGTCCCCTACACTTGCTGGTGTTACACTCTTGTCTCTTGGCAATGGTGCCCCGGATGTGTTTTCCAGCATAGCCTCCTTCATGGATAGTGGAACAGAGGATGTTGGCCTAAATACGGTGCTGGGTGGTGCTTTCTTTGTAACTTGTGTTGTAGTCGGAGCAATAAGCACTTTAACGCACAGGAAACGAGTTCAGGTTAACAAACCTGCCTTTGTAAGAGATGTTTGCTACATCCTCTTGGTTCTTGCATCCTTAAGTTTGATATTGGTTTATGGGAAAATCAATCTTTGGGGAGCAatgactttttcttcaatgtaTATTCTATATGTTATCATTGTTTACATCATGTATATTTTTTGGAATTCTGGTGGCATGGAAAACATAGATTCCGATTCAAGTTATAATAGTGGCTTGAGCATACCGCTTTTGACTGGGATTGAGAAAGTAGAGCTTGATTGTTTAGAGGAAGGGAATCTGGAAGATAATAATGGGGTAGGATTCAAGAAACGTTGCTTTTGTTTAAGACTATTAGCTCCTTGTAGTATGTTGCTATTTATCCTTCAGATGCCCCTTGATTTACCTAGGAGATTGACAATTCCTATTGCCTGTGAAGAGAGATGGTCTAAGCCAGTAGCAGTTGTTTCAGTGGCATTGGCACCAATTCTCATATCTGTACTTTGGGACCTTCAAGATGACAATCTCAGCTTTAATACAAGCCTGCTGGTCTACGGAATTGGGTTCCTGTTTGGAATCACTTTTGGGGTTCTTGCATATTTGACAACTGAAAATTCCAGCCCACCAAAGAAATGCTTGTTCCCATGGTTAGCTGGAGGGTTCATAATGAGTGTGATCTGGAGTTACATCATAGCTCAAGAATTGGTTGGCTTATTGATTTCAATTGGGTACTTAACTGGAATCAGTCATTCTATCCTTGGGTTGACCGTCCTTGCTTGGGGCAACTCCCTTGGAGATCTAATCACCAACTTGACGATGGCATTGAATGGTGGTCCCAAAGGGGCACAAGTGGCTATATCAGGCTGTTATGCTGGCCCTATCTTCAACATACTGTTTGGATTGGGCATGTCTATGATCGGCTCTGCCTGGTTTGGATACCCTTCACCAGTGCAGATCCCTAAAGATCCTTACCTCCTGGAAACATTGGGTTTTCAAGTTGCTGCCTTGCTATGGGCACTTTTGGTTCTGCCAATGAGAGATATGAGGCTTGATGGGGTCCTGGGAGGAGGGCTTTTTCTGATCTACTTGACTTCTATCTCTTTAAGGCTGATTCAAGTAGTTGGACCAATCCAACTTCACACAGTAACCTAG
- the LOC108662014 gene encoding uncharacterized protein LOC108662014, giving the protein MDNETGNVEETSFSALQVNELFLRKILTGNNSSMDQSVTIPYRRSVGTVPFQWESRPGTPRHHLVPRKEIVPPVTPPPASSTWNSQEFDKHCINMSRETRAGFWKKSKKNYQGKKKAKGNIDEFGCYMTSSSTNSRSSSSTSSERTSSRLRSLAKVLVKWANI; this is encoded by the coding sequence ATGGACAATGAAACTGGCAATGTCGAAGAAACATCATTTTCTGCTCTTCAAGTTAACGAGTTATTTTTGCGTAAAATTCTTACAGGGAACAATTCTTCCATGGATCAATCGGTAACTATTCCTTACCGGCGGAGCGTCGGCACGGTTCCTTTCCAGTGGGAGTCACGGCCAGGAACCCCTAGACATCATCTTGTACCGAGGAAAGAGATTGTCCCTCCGGTTACGCCACCACCGGCTTCGTCGACATGGAACAGCCAAGAGTTTGATAAGCATTGCATCAACATGTCAAGAGAAACAAGAGCTGGCTTTTggaagaaatccaagaaaaatTATCAAGGTAAAAAAAAGGCTAAAGGAAACATTGATGAGTTTGGTTGTTATATGACTTCATCTAGTACAAATTCAAGATCTTCATCATCAACTTCTTCCGAACGGACTTCATCAAGATTACGTAGTTTGGCCAAGGTATTGGTTAAATGGGCTAATATCtaa